One stretch of Brettanomyces nanus chromosome 4, complete sequence DNA includes these proteins:
- a CDS encoding uncharacterized protein (BUSCO:EOG093430VW) — translation MSANYWTSSQREKWQFTREEIAIARNEINQVEKQMFGDSPALIGCKYDINMRIYLHQLIVKLGRRLNFRQIILSTAEVYLTRFLLRASIKEVNIYLLVATCVYVACKIEEYPQHIRTILSEARNCWPEFIPNDLTRLAEFEFYLIDELECYLVVHHPYNSLIEITQLLKNYGEADCRLDISPEELQSCWSIINDSYILDLHLLFPPHIIAISSLYLTLIMVTDLPGLDTNVTDTKPQKLISNVVSNNSSSNRTVTGNANNNAITNSNENGNSTTNTTSTPGSLTDTSRNVNGQLSDRRRASSSHSSTAQKCLKKGKQSDSSLNKAQLKRGRFSQTSLIQFNPRVEAFIKFLAASNVNLDEIIETVQEMLTLYDSWNYYDEVSVRNAAHSMLLALNRTHNV, via the coding sequence ATGTCTGCAAACTATTGGACATCTTCTCAACGGGAGAAGTGGCAATTTACTCGAGAAGAGATAGCAATTGCTCGCAATGAGATCAATCAAGTGGAAAAACAAATGTTTGGAGATAGTCCAGCATTAATCGGATGTAAGTATGATATTAACATGCGGATATACCTACATCAGTTAATAGTGAAACTTGGAAGACGTCTTAATTTTCGCCAGATCATTTTGTCAACTGCAGAGGTGTACTTGACGAGGTTTTTGCTCCGGGCGTCGATTAAAGAGGTGAATATATACCTCCTGGTAGCTACTTGCGTATATGTGGCGTGCAAAATCGAGGAGTATCCACAGCATATCAGAACTATTCTATCTGAGGCTCGCAATTGCTGGCCTGAATTCATACCGAATGACTTGACAAGATTAGCTGAGTTCGAGTTTTACTTGATAGATGAGCTAGAATGCTACCTGGTAGTTCATCATCCTTACAATTCACTTATAGAGATTACCCAGTTGTTGAAAAACTACGGAGAGGCAGATTGTCGTCTTGACATATCACCAGAAGAGCTGCAATCGTGTTGGTCCATTATTAATGACAGCTACATTTTGGATCTTCACCTTTTATTTCCTCCTCACATCATAGCCATCTCCTCTCTTTATCTGACATTGATTATGGTGACAGATCTGCCTGGACTGGATACAAATGTCACAGATACGAAACCACAAAAACTGATCAGCAACGTGGTCAGtaacaacagcagcagtaaTAGGACCGTCACCGGAAACGCGAACAATAATGCTATTACAAATAGCAACGAAAATGGAAACAGTACTACAAATACCACATCCACCCCTGGAAGTCTTACAGATACCTCCAGAAATGTTAACGGCCAACTATCTGACCGCCGACGAGCTTCTTCGTCACATTCTTCTACAGCTCAAAAGTGCCTCAAGAAAGGAAAACAATCGGATAGCTCGTTGAATAAAGCCCAACTAAAGCGAGGCAGATTCTCCCAAACCTCATTAATACAATTTAATCCTCGTGTAGAGGCCTTTATTAAGTTCTTAGCCGCCTCAAACGTCAACTTAGACGAGATAATCGAGACGGTGCAAGAAATGCTTACCTTATACGACTCCTGGAATTATTACGATGAAGTTTCAGTGAGAAACGCCGCTCATAGCATGCTTCTTGCTTTGAATCGTACACATAACGTGTAA
- a CDS encoding uncharacterized protein (EggNog:ENOG41) has translation MNEGLKPGATMSSSIVNTINTIVGSGMLVLPFAFKTDSIVLGSVLMIVAAGSNGIGLIVQGMSSKFIRPGSATFFSVCMITFPSLSVLFDIAIFLQCYGVAISYVVLTGDLMPLVYSIDGWSAQQMRVSYMLLSTVITVPLCFLHKLDSLKYASVISLVAIAYLMVLIYAQFFYSWGLGFKNVPVDNLGPVSWFQPRGIKPVFKTLGIIVLAYTCPNEYAIVAELQHPSMARISKIVYISMGIITMLFLTVSIFGYLNFGDAIKGNIILMYGNDFYSTLGRLLLVLMVLLSFPLMFHPARISFNNIYFAIKTKLTSKVSEDLGEGSPLLGAVQIAQQRATADDEDKVDERDIELPPSRFIWMTVVLLVAAYCISVILDSFELILSLVGATGGVLISYVLPGFYGYRLIDTADEKLLARFDKYGGNEESSYWLFKSKKLKWCCMSLIVWGLFSMVICVYASLFE, from the coding sequence ATGAATGAGGGCCTCAAGCCGGGGGCTACAATGTCCTCGTCTATTGTCAACACCATCAACACCATAGTTGGATCGGGTATGTTGGTGCTTCCGTTTGCATTTAAGACGGACTCTATTGTTTTAGGAAGTGTACTAATGATAGTGGCCGCTGGTTCAAATGGTATTGGTCTTATAGTGCAAGGAATGTCCTCGAAGTTTATTAGGCCTGGTTCTGccacctttttctctgtttgTATGATCACCTTCCCAAGTCTCAGTGTATTGTTCGACATTGCTATATTCTTACAATGCTACGGTGTTGCGATCTCTTACGTTGTTCTAACTGGAGATTTAATGCCTTTGGTGTATTCTATTGATGGCTGGAGCGCACAGCAAATGAGGGTATCATACATGTTACTCTCTACTGTGATCACTGTACCATTATGCTTTTTGCACAAGTTGGATAGCTTAAAGTACGCCTCTGTGATATCGTTGGTGGCCATTGCTTACCTAATGGTTTTAATATACGCTCAGTTTTTCTATTCATGGGGATTAGGATTCAAAAACGTTCCTGTGGATAACCTGGGACCTGTTTCCTGGTTCCAACCCCGAGGTATAAAGCCTGTCTTTAAAACCCTTGGTATTATCGTTCTTGCTTATACTTGTCCTAATGAGTATGCTATAGTTGCCGAATTGCAACACCCCTCGATGGCCAGAATCTCTAAGATTGTTTATATCTCTATGGGAATCATTACCATGCTTTTTCTTACAGTATCGATATTTGGTTACTTGAACTTTGGAGATGCCATCAAGGGTAATATCATTCTCATGTATGGAAATGATTTTTATTCCACTTTGGGAAGGTTGTTACTTGTATTGATGGTTCTTCTATCGTTCCCCTTGATGTTCCACCCTGCAAGgatctccttcaacaatATATATTTTGCCATAAAGACCAAACTAACATCTAAGGTGTCTGAAGATTTGGGCGAAGGTAGTCCATTGCTTGGAGCCGTTCAGATTGCTCAGCAACGTGCGACAGCTGATGACGAGGACAAGGTCGATGAAAGGGATATCGAGTTGCCGCCATCGAGGTTCATTTGGATGACAGTTGTGCTATTAGTTGCTGCGTACTGTATTTCCGTCATTTTGGATTCCTTTGAGTTAATTCTCTCATTAGTGGGAGCTACCGGTGGGGTTTTGATTAGTTATGTCTTGCCTGGCTTTTACGGTTACAGGTTGATAGATACGGCGGACGAGAAATTGTTGGCAAGATTTGATAAGTACGGGGGAAACGAAGAATCCTCTTATTGGCTTTTCAAGAgtaagaagttgaagtgGTGCTGTATGAGTTTAATTGTGTGGGGATTGTTCAGTATGGTGATATGCGTCTATGCAAGTCTTTTTGAATAG
- a CDS encoding uncharacterized protein (EggNog:ENOG41), translated as MPSFDSSTENMALKPLDESEIRKHVVKKENTDGTAALKLAELSFLPATSKKSKILNIPTASEDSDTKEGSNSSPITEQPQQSALDSSSLALSAPSLPPNIKTRANSNYDSERLIMDRFGHTHFIGNFGTASLLNGLCDIIIKRSSYNRHPPTSTQDIRDSSVQTITSENEPAYQYPTHLYNLDTINVDRFPLINLIGKEEADIYVEVFFEKVHPYYFIFNRRKFSERYRVFWEEINNTSNADCDNDEPLHISSAEICCIYMVWILGRRFQEFSNPSDTPKGAVLDTEMMNRFIDIIRLTLSDVVLTPTIDGIRLLFLFSTYLSSIKVRESGYCLMQMAAIQAKGLGLHRKVIVNKFKDEKSDEMKRIMWSLAKSESLLCCSLGRASVVPWEEIDVEFPNIEDETDELFKTYYFESVKLTKIIFEILDYKKKTQKEPLSLPSLEKALTFQKELHNFWDNLPEQWKDYKSLPIRRYKPKLHIQYHYYFITLTLPMFLHIVSVPNYIIKKGDPLLTLLVHGIQSSFRTAELVTYTDANGFFNGTIYYDVFYCYNAIMVLTLTYILFVTSKKSGKNRSTIDLEYLDSEYGINLQQLLKEINMIRKLILNNLHKIDGTMKRMSDIIETLLEDLGIIQILVRDYNAPKSNAKRIEGKKESGQTSVSASLPGSFRRLKLHLHHDRHKRRKSNAIAAETLKKEESLKLLREHHRSGDQVPQMPRKPQPEQKELQKMRVRRQPGTQMTASRPDYSTMSSVYLPSGSKSVSATSESFASEFSDITPISGSPQSLALSQHHNLPNPNTFIRQNVLPSQPAYARAYQQQLQLQQQQQRQQQQQEQQQQQQQQQQQQQQQQQQQQQQQQQQQQQQQQQQQQQQQQQQQQQQQQQQEQENSINDQYLNDMIGPPLTSTHVQLQYSAPNLFTKNNEKSRTSSISSSSHTRVSQLVGQEAQTHTDSAVSTPSSSNINDVLTSMALNTDLMDALFGSELLSSVSPDSYSSLREE; from the coding sequence ATGCCATCATTCGATTCCTCCACCGAAAATATGGCTTTAAAACCTCTTGATGAAAGCGAAATCCGAAAACACGTAGTTAAGAAGGAGAATACAGATGGCACTGCTGCCCTGAAGTTAGCAGAGCTATCGTTTTTGCCCGCAACTTCTAAGAAGAGCAAGATACTTAATATACCGACGGCTTCGGAAGATTCAGATACTAAAGAAGGGTCAAATTCTTCCCCAATTACTGAACAGCCACAACAGAGTGCATTAGATTCTAgctctttggctttgagtgctccttctcttcctccaaatATCAAAACTCGTGCGAACTCAAATTATGATAGTGAAAGGTTGATCATGGATCGCTTTGGACATACGCATTTCATCGGTAATTTTGGTACTGCTTCTCTACTAAATGGCTTGTGcgatatcatcatcaagagaTCTTCCTACAACAGACATCCGCCCACTTCTACGCAAGATATCAGAGATAGTAGCGTTCAGACCATAACATCTGAGAATGAGCCTGCCTATCAATATCCTACCCATTTATATAATTTGGATACAATCAACGTGGATAGATTCCCATTGATAAATTTGATCGGCAAAGAAGAGGCTGATATCTATGTCGAGGtattctttgaaaaggtTCACCCCTATTACTTCATATTCAACAGAAGGAAGTTTTCTGAGAGATACCGGGTATTCTGGGAAGAAATAAACAATACCTCAAATGCCGATTGCGATAATGATGAACCACTGCACATCAGTAGCGCCGAAATCTGCTGTATATACATGGTCTGGATTCTTGGAAGACGATTCCAAGAGTTTTCAAATCCATCTGATACTCCCAAAGGGGCGGTATTAGATACAGAAATGATGAATCGGTTTATCGATATCATTAGATTGACGCTGTCCGATGTCGTACTAACACCCACTATCGATGGTATcagacttcttttcctgttCTCTACCTATTTATCTAGTATAAAGGTGAGAGAGAGCGGCTATTGTCTCATGCAGATGGCGGCTATTCAGGCAAAAGGATTGGGTCTCCATCGAAAAGTCATCGTGAATAAGtttaaagatgaaaaatcggacgagatgaagagaataatgTGGTCGTTGGCTAAGAGCGAAAGTTTATTGTGCTGCTCTCTTGGAAGGGCCAGTGTTGTTCCTTGGGAAGAAATTGATGTTGAATTCCCTAATATCGAGGACGAGACCGATGAATTATTCAAGACTTATTACTTTGAAAGTGTTAAATTGACGAAAATTATCTTTGAAATCTTGGATtataaaaagaagacaCAGAAAGAACCATTATCACTGCCAAGCCTTGAAAAGGCATTGACATTTCAAAAGGAACTTCACAACTTTTGGGATAACCTTCCTGAACAATGGAAGGATTACAAGTCTCTCCCTATTAGACGATACAAGCCCAAATTGCACATTCAGTACCATTATTATTTCATTACTCTTACATTGCCTATGTTTTTGCATATTGTGAGTGTTCCGAACTATATCATCAAGAAGGGGGATCCTTTATTAACCTTATTGGTTCATGGTATTCAATCTTCCTTCCGGACTGCTGAATTGGTTACCTATACTGATGCCAACGGATTCTTTAACGGGACAATTTATTATGATGTGTTTTACTGTTACAATGCTATTATGGTTCTTACATTGACATATATTTTGTTTGTtacttcaaagaaatccgGTAAGAATAGAAGTACCATCGATCTGGAATACTTGGACTCCGAATATGGTATCAATCTTCAACAGCTATTGAAGGAAATAAACATGATTAGAAAGTTGATATTGAACAACTTGCATAAGATTGACGGCACCATGAAGCGAATGAGTGATATTATTGAGACATTACTTGAGGATCTTGGTATTATTCAAATTTTGGTTAGAGACTATAATGCTCCAAAGAGCAATGCTAAACGAATCGAAGGTAAAAAGGAGAGCGGACAGACGAGTGTTTCTGCAAGTCTTCCAGGATCTTTCAGAAGATTGaagcttcatcttcatcatgaCCGTCATAAGCGCAGAAAAAGTAATGCGATTGCCGCAGAAACactgaaaaaagaagaatctttgAAATTATTGCGAGAACACCACAGGTCGGGTGATCAAGTTCCTCAAATGCCCAGAAAACCTCAGCCTGAGCAAAAGGAACTACAAAAGATGCGAGTTCGAAGGCAGCCAGGTACACAGATGACCGCTTCTCGGCCAGACTATTCCACAATGTCCTCCGTATATCTCCCATCAGGTTCCAAATCTGTTTCTGCTACATCTGAAAGTTTTGCCTCTGAGTTTTCGGACATAACTCCAATATCAGGTAGTCCACAATCATTAGCTCTGTCACAGCATCACAACCTTCCTAATCCAAACACTTTTATTCGTCAGAACGTTCTTCCTTCGCAGCCTGCATACGCTCGAGCTTATCAACAACAGCTGCAACtgcaacaacagcaacaacgacaacaacagcaacaagaacaacaacagcaacaacaacagcaacaacagcaacagcaacagcaacagcaacagcaacagcaacagcaacagcaacagcaacagcaacagcaacagcaacagcaacagcaacagcaacagcaacagcaacagcaacagcaacagcaacaagaacaagaaaataGCATTAATGACCAATATCTGAATGATATGATTGGACCGCCGTTGACATCAACTCATGTGCAATTGCAGTATAGCGCCCCTAACCTCTTTACGAAAAACAACGAAAAGAGTAGGACCAGCTCTatatcctcatcttcacaCACAAGGGTGTCTCAGTTGGTCGGACAGGAGGCACAGACGCATACTGACTCTGCTGTATCAACTCCAAGTAGCTCCAATATCAATGATGTGCTAACATCAATGGCCTTGAATACAGACTTAATGGACGCATTATTTGGATCAGAGTTATTGAGTTCTGTTTCACCAGACAGTTACTCCAGTCTTCGGGAAGAATGA
- a CDS encoding uncharacterized protein (BUSCO:EOG09343X57~EggNog:ENOG41), whose translation MTEPLNANPTVLDFSELPKRDNDSRGLNDKNLESREETLIYNRLKSLSLLKADSYDDENDLEDFNIEDLRLPDLTDDSDSQKSAKALVKCEPTTTENKGKLEPIDSQEIYDLVSSISDPEHPLTLGQLAVVNLDDIKVTNPTARDQIGEVLVHITPTITHCSLATLIGLGIRVRLERCLPKRFRIVILLKQGTHQSENQVNKQLNDKERVSAACENPQLLRVISHMLSTCK comes from the coding sequence ATGACGGAGCCACTTAATGCCAATCCTACTGTTCTAGACTTTAGCGAACTCCCGAAGAGGGATAATGACTCCAGAGGTTTGAATGACAAGAATCTTGAAAGCCGTGAAGAAACACTTATTTACAACAGGCTCAAGTCTCTATCTTTACTCAAGGCGGACAGTTATGATGACGAgaatgatttggaagatttcaatattgaagatttgAGACTTCCTGATTTAACGGACGATTCTGACAGCCAAAAGTCTGCGAAGGCGTTAGTTAAATGCGAGCCAACTACTACTGAGAATAAGGGTAAATTGGAACCTATTGATTCCCAGGAGATATATGATTTGGTATCTTCTATATCTGATCCTGAACATCCGCTAACGTTGGGCCAACTTGCAGTTGTGAATTTGGACGATATTAAGGTTACAAATCCGACAGCAAGAGATCAAATCGGTGAGGTTTTAGTACATATTACGCCGACTATCACACACTGCTCTTTAGCAACGCTAATTGGCCTAGGAATAAGAGTGAGGCTAGAGAGGTGTCTCCCAAAGAGGTTCAGAATAGTGATTTTGTTAAAGCAAGGTACTCATCAAAGTGAAAATCAGGTCAACAAACAGTTAAATGATAAGGAAAGAGTTAGCGCAGCCTGCGAGAATCCGCAGCTGCTCAGAGTGATAAGTCACATGTTAAGTACTTGCAAGTAG
- a CDS encoding uncharacterized protein (BUSCO:EOG09343JH7): protein MSAPIIIGLSGASSSGKTTVANFLKKLFPNSDIIHEDDFYYPDEKVPFNQEIQDRDWDCPEAINFEDFVVVVDKLKHNIPIDKRKSIHLEKTNISNHVKTKVSISPELHDILVGKIEHALGDRKVFLIDGFLMFQNETLRKLMDIRLFFRTDFSTLKHRRSSREYSIDSGVWMDPPFYFEKRVWPQYYKYHHSLFVDGSDEDLIKRTGGTLNEYAKDTLGIDGFRNDDNSNLNVLLQKVVDTILNRIEREQI from the coding sequence ATGAGCGCTCCAATAATCATCGGCCTCAGTGGTGCTTCTAGTTCGGGTAAGACCACTGTTGCcaattttttgaaaaagCTCTTTCCCAATTCTGATATAATACATGAGGATGATTTTTATTACCCTGATGAAAAGGTTCCCTTTAATCAAGAGATACAGGATCGAGACTGGGATTGTCCAGAGGCAatcaactttgaagattttgTTGTCGTCGTCGACAAGCTTAAACACAACATTCCAATTGAtaagagaaagagcatTCATTTAGAGAAGACCAATATTTCGAATCATGTCAAGACTAAAGTCAGCATATCCCCTGAACTTCATGATATTCTTGTTGGTAAAATAGAGCACGCACTTGGTGATCGAAAAGTCTTCCTTATAGACGGATTTCTTATGTTTCAAAACGAGACATTAAGGAAACTAATGGACATTCGACTCTTCTTTAGGACAGACTTTTCTACATTAAAGCATAGACGATCGTCAAGAGAGTATTCAATCGATTCTGGTGTTTGGATGGATCCACCCTTCTATTTCGAAAAGCGCGTCTGGCCACAATATTACAAATATCATCATTCACTTTTTGTGGATGGATCGGATGAGGACTTAATTAAACGTACAGGAGGAACACTGAATGAGTATGCCAAAGATACTTTAGGTATTGACGGATTTCGAAACGACGATAATTCAAATCTGAATGTACTTTTACAAAAAGTGGTAGATACCATATTGAATAGGATCGAGCGTGAGCAGATCTAA
- the KRE33 gene encoding killer toxin resistant protein (BUSCO:EOG093408ZK) yields the protein MTTNINNKNKKKILDARIPDLIRNGLQTRQRSFIIMVGDKSRDQIPNLHYLMMNTDLKMNKSILWAYKKKLLGFTSHRKKREHKIKKDIKRGRREANELDPFEAFISNQQIRYVYYKESDKILGNTYGMLVLQDFEGLTPNLMARTIETVEGGGIIVMLLKSLQSLKQLYAMTMDVHSRYRTEAHNDVVARFNERFLLSLADCKTCLVLDDSLNVLPISGARGVKKLPPKDDDEISAKQQELNELKESLADTQPAGSLVALSKTANQAQSILRFIDAIAEKTFNTTVTLTAGRGRGKSAALGISIAAAIAQDYSNIFVTSPSPENLKTLFEFVFKALDAMEYVEHQDYDIIQSTNPSFHKSIVRVDVKKAGHRQTIQYILPTDSHVLGQAELVIIDEAAAIPLPVVKKLLGPYLVFMASTINGYEGTGRSLSLKLISQLRKQAKSVTKEGADGHQYGEPTFKRTNDDENDLDIRARNLVEVTLDEPIRYAPGDPVESWLGKLLCLDVKLSKNTKYATRGCPHPSECSLFCINRDTLFSYDPVSEAFLQKMMALFVSSHYKNSPNDLQLMSDAPAHQLYALFGPDVGKDASIPTPLCVIQLALEGEISRESIRRSLSRGIRAGGDLIPWLVSQQFQDDDFASLSGARIVRIATHPDYQDMGYGSRAIELLSDYFEGKFTDVNESNNLDNDRFSLRRLTDEELAQSSLKDEISPRKEDSLPPLFINLAHKAPYYLHYMGVSYGLTRPLLKFWKKGGYSPVYLRQTPNGLTGEYTCVMLKVLPNRKDEWLQDFARDFHKRFLSLLSYSFRAFPSVQALSVIESTRTGGSIASSGSLSKSDLDVIFSPFDLKRLESYANNLLDYHVILDLVPHVSNLYFEGKLADGVRLSHVQRAILLSVGLQRKEIDDVARELKIEPNQSMAMFAKVMRKVSGYLHSIIKESISGELPEVETKEDVDNKLNNVEDMERELEEDLNTAGKEAVSEVKEKQRELINSLKLDKYVINDFEDEWKSNKTSLEKAAKRKGTVSLKSGKKRKPTETAEDIYKQEMTSLQNEKKKRKAKK from the coding sequence ATGACTACCAATATTAACAATaaaaacaagaagaagatcttggATGCGAGAATCCCGGATCTCATTCGGAATGGCCTCCAGACAAGGCAACGTTCCTTCATAATAATGGTTGGTGATAAGTCAAGGGATCAAATACCCAACTTGCACTATCTTATGATGAATacagatttgaagatgaataaatCGATTCTTTGGGCAtataaaaagaagcttcTTGGATTTACATctcatagaaagaaaagagaacacaaaatcaagaaggaTATCAAGAGAGGTCGAAGAGAAGCCAATGAATTGGATCCTTTTGAAGCCTTCATTTCCAATCAGCAAATCAGATATGTTTATTACAAGGAGTCAGACAAAATTTTGGGTAATACTTATGGAATGCTAGTCCTACaagattttgaaggtttGACTCCGAACTTGATGGCCAGAACCATCGAGACTGTTGAAGGGGGTGGCATTATTGTGATGCTGCTGAAATCCCTACAGTCTTTGAAACAACTATATGCTATGACCATGGATGTTCATTCTCGTTATAGAACGGAGGCTCATAATGATGTTGTGGCAAGATTTAATGagagatttcttctttccttggCTGATTGTAAGACATGtcttgttcttgatgattctCTTAATGTCTTACCAATTTCCGGTGCAAGAGGTGTCAAGAAATTACCACccaaagatgatgatgaaatttCCGCTAAACAGCAAGAACTtaatgaattgaaggaaagtTTAGCTGATACCCAACCTGCCGGCTCTTTGGTGGCTCTTTCCAAGACTGCTAACCAGGCCCAATCAATTCTTAGGTTTATTGACGCCATTGCAGAAAAAACATTCAACACCACAGTTACATTAACTGCCGGAAGAGGTCGTGGTAAATCTGCCGCTCTGGGCATTTCAATTGCCGCTGCCATTGCCCAGGATTACTCCAATATTTTTGTCACGTCTCCTTCTCCTGAGAATTTAAAGACTTTGTTTGAATTCGTCTTTAAGGCATTGGATGCAATGGAATATGTTGAGCATCAGGATTATGATATTATTCAATCTACAAATCCTTCATTTCACAAATCCATTGTCAGAGTTGATGTTAAAAAGGCCGGTCACAGACAAACAATTCAGTATATCTTACCTACTGATTCACATGTTCTTGGCCAGGCAGAATTGGTTATCATCGACGAAGCTGCCGCTATTCCACTTCCTGTAGTTAAAAAACTTCTTGGTCCTTACCTCGTTTTCATGGCATCCACCATCAACGGTTATGAGGGAACCGGAcgttctctttctttgaaattgatttCCCAGCTACGAAAGCAAGCCAAGAGTGTCACCAAAGAAGGTGCTGATGGTCATCAGTATGGTGAACCAACTTTCAAAAGAAcgaatgatgatgagaatgatttggatatcaGAGCCCGTAATTTAGTTGAAGTTACGTTGGATGAGCCGATCAGGTATGCTCCTGGAGATCCTGTGGAGTCGTGGCTTGGTAAACTTTTGTGTTTGGATGTTAAGTTATCCAAGAATACAAAGTATGCTACAAGAGGATGCCCTCATCCTAGTGAGTGTAGCTTGTTTTGCATTAACAGGGATACGTTGTTTTCCTATGATCCTGTCAGTGAAGCCTTTTTGCAAAAAATGATGGCtttgtttgtttcttctcaCTACAAAAACTCCCCTAATGACCTACAACTAATGTCCGATGCCCCTGCACATCAACTTTATGCATTGTTTGGTCCAGATGTTGGTAAGGATGCTTCGATTCCAACGCCTCTTTGCGTCATTCAATTAGCTCtagaaggagaaatttCGAGGGAGAGTATCCGAAGAAGTTTAAGCAGAGGTATTCGTGCTGGTGGTGATTTAATCCCTTGGCTTGTGTCCCAGCAGTttcaagatgatgattttgCCTCCTTATCTGGTGCCAGAATTGTTCGAATTGCCACTCATCCTGACTATCAAGACATGGGTTACGGATCTAGAGCCATCGAGCTTCTCAGTGATTACTTCGAAGGTAAGTTTACTGATGTTAATGAATCCAATAATTTGGATAATGACAGGTTTTCGCTGAGAAGATTGactgatgaagagttggcacaaagttctttgaaagatgagaTTTCTCctagaaaagaagatagttTACCCCCATTGTTTATCAATCTCGCTCATAAGGCACCTTACTATCTTCATTACATGGGTGTTTCATATGGTCTCACTCGTCCTTTGCTCAAATTCTGGAAAAAAGGTGGATATTCACCAGTATATCTTAGACAGACTCCGAACGGTCTTACGGGTGAATATACTTGTGTTATGCTCAAAGTGCTTCCaaatagaaaagatgaatGGCTTCAAGACTTTGCCAGAGATTTTCACAAGAGATTTCTCAGTTTGCTGTCATACAGTTTCCGTGCATTTCCCTCTGTTCAAGCCCTTAGTGTCATTGAATCTACCAGGACTGGTGGTTCAATTgcctcttctggttctttAAGTAAATCTGACCTTGACGTTATCTTCTCGCCATTCGATTTGAAAAGGCTTGAATCATATGCCAACAATTTGCTTGATTATCATGTGattcttgatcttgttcCACATGTATCCAATCTATACTTTGAAGGTAAGCTTGCAGATGGTGTTAGGCTATCTCATGTTCAAAGAGCTATTCTCCTCTCTGTAGGTTTGcaaagaaaggagattgatgatgttgctagagaattgaagatcGAACCTAATCAATCTATGGCCATGTTTGCTAAAGTTATGAGAAAGGTGTCGGGATACCTACACAGTATTATCAAGGAGTCTATTTCTGGAGAGCTTCCAGAGGTGGAAACTAAAGAGGACGTGGACAACAAACTAAATAATGTCGAGGATATGGAAAGggagcttgaagaagacttgAACACGGCTGGTAAGGAGGCGGTCAGTGAAGTGAAGGAAAAGCAAAGAGAACTCATCAATTCTTTGAAGCTAGATAAATATGTGATCaatgactttgaagatgagtGGAAGTCGAATAAGACATCATTGGAGAAGGCTGCTAAACGTAAGGGAACTGTCAGCTTGAAGagtggaaagaaaagaaagcctACAGAGACAGCCGAAGACATTTACAAGCAAGAGATGACTTCGCTACagaatgaaaagaagaaaagaaaggccAAAAAATGA